GCCATCCCGGCGCCCGTGGTCGCCGCGCCCGTGGCCGCGGGGCCGGACCTGACGCCGTACCTCAAGCACATGGCGCACCTGCTCAAGGCGCTGACGGAGCGGGTGGCGGCGCAGTCGGAGCGTCCGCCGGAGCCTCCGGCGGAGTCCGCGCCCACCGTGCGGATGGCGGCACTGGCGCCTTCGCCTGACTTCGGTGCGTACATGGAGCAGCTCTCTCGCGCCATCACCGCGCTGGCGGAGCGTCCTGTGAACGTGTCCGCCAACGTGCCCGCGGAGGCCTTGCAGCGCACCGCGCTCGCGGGGCCGTCACCCGCCGAGCTGAGCCGTCAAATCGAGCTGGTGGAGGGCGTGCTGCTCCCGCTGGAGCGCGCCTCGCGCCGCGCCATCCAGGGCGAGGGCGAGGGCGTCATGAAGTCGCTCCAGGTCTGGCAGAACGTCACCGAGGCCCTGGAGCTGTTGCGCTCCATGCTGCGGCGCTGAACCGCGCGCCGCGCGCTAGCGGAACTGGCCAGAGCCCTCGGCACTGCGGTTGTCGAGGACTCTGTCCAGCGTGTCTTCCAGTTGCTGGCCGTCCACGGCGGTGACGCGCACGGAGAAGGGGCCGTCGCCCATTCCACTCAAGTTGACGAAGTAGTTGTAGCTCTCGCGCGGGACGTCCTGCCATCCACCGGTGCCGCGTCGCCACTCCAGCTTCTGGATGGGCAGGCGGTGGTTGCGGACCTGGATGGCAGTCCACCAGGGATTGCTGCCGTTCTTGAAGTGGTACTCGATGTTCCCCGCCACGTCGCAGGACACCGGCGTCCAGGTGATGTTGACCCGGCCCTGCTGCATCTCCGCGATGCGGGCGAAGGCTTCCCGGCTCAGGTCCAGGTGGCCGGATTCACACTCCGGGCAGCGGTCCACGATGCGCACGCGGACCGAGCCCTTGGGGCCGGTGATGTCCACGCACTGTCCACAGGCCGCGCTGTTGGCGTACTGGGGCGTGTTCATGGCGGCCACCATCAAGTCACCTGTTGGCTCGTAGCTGCAATTGCCGGAGCCGGTGGCATTGTAGAAGGTGGCGATGCCCTGTTGCTCCTCGCCCAGCGGCGCGCCGCCGCCAGACGGGTCGTCACTGCAACCGCCACAGGCGACGAACACCGCGGCGACAGGGAGGAGGAAGCGTCGGGACTTCGAGCGAAGGGGGTGCATGGCCACTCAGCATACCCCGCAAAAACGGCATCGGGGTGGAAGGGCCCCCGGGCACCCTCCACCCCGACGTGTGTGCGGGCTTGCGCCCCGGTGTCAGCGGCCCCGGACGGAGGCGCCCTTGAGGGCGCGGGCCTGCGTCACCAGCCGCACGAACTCCTTGCGGTCGGCGTCACCCTCGGTGGCGCCCTCGGCCAGCTTCTCGGCCGTGGCCAGGCTCCAACCCTCCGCGGAGGGGCTGTCGCGGAGGACGTCGGCGGTGGCGGCCACGGCGACGGCGAAGCGGAAGTCCGGCGACGCCTGCGCCAGCGTGTCACGCAGCTTCGTGCGCTCGAAGCGGAATTCGCGCTCGGAGGCCTCGGTGCCGTTGGGCGCCTTGGCGCGGACGCGGACGGTGGCCAGCGCCTCGGTGGCTTCACCCGTCAGCTCCACCTCGTACACGGCGGTGACGTTGTGGCCGGCGCCAATCTCGCCCGCGTCCACCTTGTCGTTGCGGAAGTCGTGGTCAGCGACGTCGCGGTTCTCATAGCCCACCAGCCGGTAGCGGCGGACGGCGGCGGGGTTGAACTCCACCTGGAACTTCACGTCCTTGGCGATGACCTCCAGCGTGCCGGTGAGCTGAGTCTCGAACACCTTCTTCGCCTCGCGCAGGCTGTCCACGTAGAAGCAGTTGCCGTTGCCCTTGTCCGCGAGCTTCTCCATCAGGTCGTCGCGGTAGTTGCCCATGCCGAAGCCCACGGTGGTGAGGGTGACGCCCTCGGCCGTGTACTTGTGGATGCTGTCCAGCATGGCGTTGGCGCTCACGTTCCGGCCGATGTTGGCGTCACCGTCGGTGAGGACGACGACGCGGGACACCACGCTGCCGGAGGCCTTCTTCACGGCGTGGCGGTAGGCCAGTTCCATGCCGGAGCCCATCGCCGTGCCACCACCGGCCGTGAGCGAGTCGAGCGCGGCGTGGATGCTCTTCGCGTCGGTGGCGGGCGTCGGCGGCAGCACGTCCCGGGTGTTGCCCGCGTAGGTGACGATGGCGACGGTGTCGTTCTCGTTGAGGTTCTTGACGGCGACCTTGATGGCCTCCCTCGCGAGCGGCAGCTTGTCCTCCGAGTGCATGGAGCCGCTCGTGTCCACGAGGAACACGAGGTGCGCGGGCTTGCGCTGCGAGCGCGAGACCACCTTGCCCTGCACGCCCACGCGCAGGAAGTGGCGCTTGGCGTCGAAGGGCGAGGGCGCGCCCTCCAGATGCACCGCGAAGGCGCCCGTCTCCGGGGGCGCGTAGCGGAACTTGAAGTAGTTGACGAACTCCTCCACGCGGACGGCGGAGGCGGGCGGGAGCTGGCCGTTGACGAGGTAACGGCGTGACACCGTGTACGACGCGGTGTCTACGTCCGCGGCGAACGTGGAGAGCGGGTCCTTGGCCGTCTCGACGAAGGCGTTGGCCTTCCAGGCCTCGAAGGTGTTGCCGCCCGCGGGAGCGGCGTCTTGTGGTTTGGACTCGAGGGGCGCGCCCGCCAAGGCGTCAGCGGACGGCTTCATGGGGCGCGGTTCGCGCCGGTGCAGCTCGGCCTTGCCCAGGGAGACCTTCTTGGCGGCTTGCGGCGCGGGTGCGCGCGCAACGGGCCCGGCGAGCGCGGAAGCCGGGGGAGCCGCAGGGGCCGGGGCTGCCACGGAATGCTCGGCGCTGGCCCGGTCCGCGACGTACTCCTCTCGCTCAGGAGCGTGCGCGGCGTCGTCATCCCTGGCAACGGACTGTGCGGCCCCCAGGCTCGGCCGCTCGTCGGCGGCGGGGCTCCGGTTGTGGCACGCGGGCAGGGTGCTGGCGACGAGAAGGGCACTTCCCCAGACAGTCAGTTGGCGCTTCAGCGAGAAGGGGGACATCAGGGCTCCAAGGTCGGTGAGTAGGTCGCCTCCCGAAAACGCATGGCCCGCGAGAAAGGGTCTAAAGCCGAATGAATTTTCCGGCGAACACCCGGGCCGGGCGTCCTTGTCTGGAGCACCTCCGTCTGACAGGGTGCCGCGCCATGCAGACCGCCAGGCCATTTCGAATTTTGGGTGTCCAGCAGATCGCCATTGGAGGCGCGGACAAGGCGCCGCTCCGCAAGCTCTGGGTCGACCTGCTGGGCTTGACGCCCCACGGCACCTACCGCAGCGAGCGCGAGAACGTGGACGAGGACATCGTCACCGCGGGCGCGGGCCCCTTCAAGGTGGAGGTGGACTTGATGCAGCCCGTGGATCCGGAGAAGAAGCCCCGCGTCCACGAGACGCCGCTCAACCACGTGGGCCTCTGGGTGGACGACCTGCCCGTGGCCGTGCAGTGGCTGGAGTCCCAGGGCCTTCGCTTCGCCCCCGGCGGCATCCGCAAGGGGGCTGCGGGCTTCGACATCTGCTTCATCCACCCCAAGGGCAGTGAGCAGTTCCCCTTCGGAGGAGAGGGCGTGCTCATCGAGCTGGTGCAGGCGCCGAAGGAGGTCATCGCCGCCTTCGAGTCGCTATCCACCGCGGGTCACTGAGTCAGCGCCCGGCGGGGGCGTGCTGGCCCTGCCGGAACAGCCGTCCCGAGAGATTACGGAGCGCGGGCCGCAGCACGCGCTCCAGCCGGTCCAGGGCGACGCACAGCACGAAGGTGAGGCCGATGATGACGGCCGTCAGCACCCAGTACTGGAGCCAGCCACTGCGGTCTCCCCAGAAGCGCTGGAAGGAGAAGACGCCGCCCAGCCGATAGAAGAGCAGCATCTCGTGGAAGAAGTACGCGGACAGCGACGACGTGCCGAACACCTCCACGAAGCGCCGCAGCCGAGACGGCGCTGCGTTCACGGGAACCCGGGCCTCCAGCCACGTCAACACGAGCAGCACCGTGCTCACCCAGCCGAAGCGCGCCGCCGCGTTGGAGGGATTGGCGACGAAGAAGCGGTGGGGCGGGTAGAGGTCGTAGAGGAAGTCACCGAGCACCGCGCCCGTGAAGCCCAGCCCCATCAGCACCAGCAGCGCTTTGATGAGCCCGGCGCGGCCCCAGGCGCCCGCCACCGTTCCCGCGAAGACGCCCAGCCACGCGTAGCCCAGCCAGGGCAGGAGCGGGAAGGGCGCGAAGGAGGACTTCTCCGTCAGCGTGGCCCAGGGGCCATCCACCTGTTCACCCAGGGGCGACACGGCGAACGTGGCCATGGCCAGCATGAAGGCGCCGACGCTCAGCACCTTGGGGCGCGCGGAGAGCAGTGCGGCCACCGGCAGGACGATGAGCAGGCACAGGCCCACGCACTGGAGGATGTCCATGCGGAAGAGCCACTGGGGCTCGCGCAGCAGGGGGAACCACGCCCAGTTGACCAGGGTGGCCACCGCGAGCACCTCGCCAGCGCGGCGGAGGTTGCGGTGGACGCGCTCGCGGAGCACGCCGCTGGCGGCGCTGCGGACCATCATCAGGGCGGTGGCGAAGCCGGCGGAGAAGATGAACGCGGGGGCCACCAGCCCGTCGACGCGCAGCAGCCGCGCCACCCATTCGCTCTGCCGCAGCTCGGGCAGGAGCAAGGCCAGGGTGTGCGTCTGGACCATGAAGAGCACCGCGATGCCCCGGAGCCAGTCGATGGCTCGGATGCGATCACGGGAGACGAGGGCAGGGGAGGCGGGCGTGGACGTCACGGCCCGCCTACCCTAGAGCATCAGCGGACCCAGCTCACGTTACTGATGGCGAATTTAGAGCCGTCCTGTTTCTCCGCGTTCGTCATCGGCGAGTACACCCGCGTGGAGAAGGTGTTGGCCGCCGTGTCCACCTCCACCAACCGCGTCAGGTTCGATGTGTTCTCGTGGTACGACGTCAGGATTTGGTGGATGGTGTTGCCGTGGACCCCCGTGCTGGTCCGGTACGCGGCATTGCCCGTGTGCCCGGAGAAGACGAACCGCACGTTGGCGTACTGCTTGATGAGCTGGTCGAACACGTATTGCGGGCTGTTGTTGCCATAGCCGCCGTTGCTCTGCTCGATGGCGCCGCTGCCATTCAGGTGGGAGTGGGTGTTGATGATGACGTTGTGACGCGGATGTTGCGCCAGCACCGTCTTCGCCCAGTCCACGGCGCCCGTGCGGGCCCACAGCTCCAGGTTGAGCACGAGCCAGTCCAGGTCGCCAGCGGAGAACGTGTGGTAGGAGTTGTCGATCTTCCCCGGCTCGTAGACGCCCCCCAGCGCGGTGAAGCGCGTGAGCGGGAAGTGCGCGTTGAAGGTGGTGGTGTCGCGCAAGTTGGCGTTGACGTTGCCCGGGCAGGCGCTGCCGCCGGGGCACACGGCCGCGGTGTCATGGTTGCCAATGGCGTAGACGTAGGGCAGGCCGGCGGCGTCCAGAATCTCCGTGGCCTCGCTGGCGCGCACGTACTGGATGTGGTCCGGCGTGTCCCAGTTCACGACGTCGCCCGTGTGCAGCACGAAGCGCAGGTCGAGCGAGCTCCGGTTGTCCACCAGCCACTGGAGCCGGTGCGTGAGTCGCGTGGGTGGCGTGGTGAGGACCTCGTTCTGTGTGTCGGGGATGACGGCGAAGGTGAACTTCGTGTCGACCGGCGGCGCGGACTCCGGGGCGGCGTAGAATTTGATGCCCTGGTTGACCCAGCCGGTGGAGGCGAGCGCGTCGCGCTGGGCCTCGGTGATGGCGAAGCGGTGCTTGCGCAGCGTGGTGTTGGAGAAGCGGTACACCGGAACGAGGCATGAGGCGGCCGTCTTCGACGCGTAGAAGCCGACGTTCTCGTCCGTCGTGTAGCCCCCGTTCTGCATGAGGTCGTTCCGCTCGGCCTCATCGATGGTCCAGAAGTGCTCCTGCCGGCTAGGGCTGTAGATGCGGTAGACGGGGGACAGCCCCGTCCCCGTGGAGGCCGCGGCGAGAAAGGCCACGCCCCGGTCTTCCGTGTAGCCCCAGGTGGTGGCGGCGTTGGCGGCCTCGTTCGCGTTGAGCGTGTAGAGGCTGTCTTCGTTGGCCGGCTTGATGCGGTGATGGACGGCCCGGCTCATCGAGTCGCAGTTCAGCGCGGACTCGGTGGTGGCGATCTCGACTTCGGGCTGCGATTCCACCGGGCCGCCGCACGCCGCCAGGAGGCCCAGCAGTGCCACGGGGACCGAGGTTCTCAGGTGTCTCAAAGGTGTCTCCTCGCAGGGGGTGTCGCGGACAGGGATGGCCGCAAAACGAGTATTGCGAGAAAATCAATAGCACCCGAGCCGTGGTCCAGGAAGACCCACCCTGGGCAGTGTCTACCGGTAACCAGTGGCGTCGGCGGGCTTGCCCGCGTCCTGGACCTCGACGACGTAGCGCCAGGCATCGGGCTGGCTGCCATCCAGGTCCGCGAAGCCGTAGACGCGTGCGAGCTGGCCGCTGGACAGGGACTGTCCGTTCCACCGGGCCTTGTCCGCGTCCGATGCCAGCGCGGCCACGGCTCGGCCGACATAGGCCGGCGTCTCCGAGATGACGAAGTGGGGCTCCTTCACCGTCGCGTCGCGCCAGTTCGCCTCGGTGACGCCGAAGTGCTCCAGCATGCCTTCGGAGCGCATCCAGCCCGGCGTCAGCGCGACGGCGGTGGCGCCATGGGGCCTGAGCTCTCGAGCCTGGCTCCAGGCCAGCCGGAGCACGGAGGCCTTCGCGAGGTCGTAGAACGTGGAGATGCGGTAGTTCGTCGCGTTGTAGTCGGCGGTGCCGTCGGTGACCTCGACCACGAGCCCTCCCGGGCGGCGGATGAGCAGCGGCAGGGCGAAGTGGCTGGTGATGAGGTGCGTGTCCACGCCCAGCCGGAGCAGCCGCAGCCCCTTGTCGAGCGAGTGCTCCCACACGCTCTTGTTCCACTCAAAGATGGACTCGCCGCCCCAGATGTCGTTGACGAGCACGTCCAGCCGGCCCTGTTCCCCATCGATGCGCTCCACCAGGGCCTGGACCTGTTCGGGCACCAGGTGGTCCGTCTGCACGGCGACGCCGAGCCCACCCGCCGCCGTCACCTGCTCGGCGGTCTCTTCAATGGTCTCCGGCCGGTTCTGCTCCGAGCGCTGGGCCCGTGTCGTCCGGCCCGTGACGTAGACGGTGGCGCCCGCCGCGCCGAGCTGCACCGCGATGCCCCGGCCTGCTCCTCGCGTGCCGCCCGCGACCAGTGCCACGCGTCCCTTCAGTGAATCCTTCATGTCCCGCATGCCTGCCTCCTGGGGGATGTCCATACGAGGGGCGAGCCTACGGAGGATTGTTGACACCTCCTGTCATGATTGGGCGAGTTGGCGGGGTTCACGGAGGAACGCGCCGCGGCCTTTCACCTCCTCACCTGTTCGACATCGCGCGAGGAGGTTGTGCGGCTCAGGGCGCGGGGCAGGTGAGTCTCGGCTCCGGCGCGTCGACGTCCTGGAGCCGCAGCAGGCAGCGAAGGGCGTCGGGGTCCGCGGAGTCCGTCAGGTACGTCCGGCGCCACAGCATCGCTGCAACGCGCCGGGGAAGCGTGGGATCCGGCGCGACGAGGGCCCGGCGGACGGCATTGCCTCCCCGAGGCGCTGTCGCCGCCGCGGCTTCGAGCTTGGCGACTTCGTCCGGGCAGCCATCCGGGCAGTTGTAGAGGAACACCGCGTGGCCGTGCTCCAGGTTGTGGACATAGAGGCAGGGGGAGACGGGCTCGGAGGCGCTCCCGCACGGGGCCACGCTGCCGCAGTGGAGGCCGGAGTTGGGCGGATTCTCTCCGTTGCCACACCCTTCGCTCGAGCAGGTGTCGAGGTGGTGGGAGGGGCTCGGCGCCGACAGCGGAAAGCTGAACCGCTCGCAGGCGTCGGCATCGTCGGGAGCAGTGTCGCCGCAGCCGGCGAGCGCGAGGACTGTCAGGAGGGGGAGGAGCGGGCGTGGCATCACGGCCGCGTCATACCGCATCAGCCGGGAAACGCGCCCCGCCGCTCCACGTCAATGTCGCGCAGGCCCTTGAAGCCCAGTCCGGCGGCGAAGCGGAGGAAGTCCTCCCGGGAGAGGCTGCCTCCGGTTGCGTTGAACGGGAGCCCTCCGAGCTCCATCGGCGTCCGGCTGCGAACGGCGAAGTCCACGCGGCCCGGCAGGTAGCCCGCGTTGGCGGCGATGATGATGTGCTCGGGGAGTCGCTGGGCCCAGCGCACCGCGACCTGCGGATGGACCTGGGCCTCCGAGCTGAACAGCAACAGCGCCACGGGACTGGCGATGCGCGGTGGCGTCTTCGAGCACCTCAGCACCTCGCGCTGCACCTCCAGTCGACAGTCATGCAATGTGTCGACGCCAGGGACGTTGCCCCGGGTGATATCGGTGGCGCTGCCCGCGCGAAGGAGGACTCCCAACGCCAGCGGTGCCGCGTACCGGGAGGACTTCCGGGCCGCGTTCAGCAAGGCCACGGATTCCGTCACGGCGGTGCGCCCCGCCCGGCGGAGGGCGTCCTTGAGGAAGGGAATGGGCGCATCCACGCCCTGGTCCGCCACGGTCCCCAGGACGGCCAGCCATTCCAACGGGCCCGGCACCACGCAGGGCGACACGAGCGCGTAGGTGAGCAGGCTGCAACTGACCGCGGGCTCCAATCCCCGTGCGGAGAGCACGGTCGTGCCCGCCTTGCCAGCGGGGGCCGCTTGGGGCGCCACGATGAGCGTGGGGAGGCCCGGCGGAGCGACGGAGTCGTCCATCGCATCCGACGACATCTCGAGCACCACCCATGCGTCGGGCTGTGCCGCGCGGAGGCGCTGCTGAAAGGTTGGCGAGAGGGCATGCTCGCCCTTGGCCGGTACCTGCGCCTTGACCCGCGCTCCCATGGCCTGGAGCGCGCGGAGCATCAGCGCCCCTGCGGCGAGCCCGTCCACACTGGGGTGGGGCGCCACCACGACGTGGCGATCCTTCAGCGTCATCAAGAAGTCACGAGCGTTCGCCAGCGCCTCTTCGGATGCGGGCCAGTGGGGGGCCTTCATGTGTCCGAGCAACATGGGGTGAAGGTTTAACGCCGTGGGGCGACACGGGAGGCCGGGCATGGAGCGCCCGCACGGTACCCGGCCGGGCAGAGCCAGTGCCGAACCGGGAGGGGGACCACCCAGTTTCGGAGTGTCAACAGTCGCGGGTTCTTCTACGGTCCGCGGCCATGAACCGGAAACGTCCCCTGAATTCCCTCCTGCGTGCGGCCGCGGTCATGGTGCTGCCCGCCTTCCTGGGGTGTGCCCAGGATTCGCAAGTGACACGCGAGGCGCCCACGCCCGCCGAGTCTCCCGCCGCCGCGTCGCAGCCCTCGCCGGCAGAGGCGAAGGCCTTCGCGGAGAAGGTGAACGCGGACCTCAAGAGCCTGTGGACGAAGCAAGCCACCGCGGAGTGGATCAAGTCCACGTACATCACCGATGACACCGAGCAGAACGCCGCCTTCGTCAACGAAGAGGTGCTGGCCTACGTCAACGGCGCCATCAAGGAGGCGCGGCGCTTCGAGGGCCTGACGTTGGACGCGGACACCGCGCGCATGCTGCACCTGCTCAAGGTGTCCCAGGCGCTGCCGGCGCCGTCGGACGCGGAGCGGCGGTCCGAGCTGGCCGCCACGGCGGCGAAGCTGGAGGGCCTCTACGGCAAGGGCAAGTACTGCGGGCCGGACGGGAAGGGGAAGTGCCGCGACCTGGAGGTGCTGTCCGACGTCATCGCGGAGAGCCGCAACTTTGACGAACTGCTGGACGCGTGGCAGGGCTGGCACTCCGTGGCCCGTCCCATGCGGCCGCTGTACGAGCGCCTGGTGTCCATCTCCAACGAGGGCGCGAAGGACATCGGCTTCAACGACCTGGGCACGCTCTGGCGCTCCGCGTATGACATGTCGCCGGGCGAGTTCGAGGTCGAGGCCCAGCGCCTGTGGGGCCAGGTGAAGCCGCTCTATGACGACCTGCACTGCTACGTGCGCGGCCGTCTGGCGAAGCAGTACGGCGCCGACAAGGTACCCGACGGCAAGCCGATTCCCGCGCACCTGCTGGGCAACATGTGGGCGCAGGAGTGGAACAACATCTACCCGCTGGTGGAGCCCTTCCCCGGACAGGCCAGCCTGGACGTGGACGCGGCGCTGAAGCAGCAGAAGTATGACGCGATGCGCATGGTGAAGCTGGGTGAGAAGTTCTTCACCTCGCTGGGTCTCAAGGAGCTGCCGCCGAGCTTCTTCGAGCGCTCGCAGTTCACCAAGCCGGAAGGCCGCGACGTCGTCTGCCACGCCAGCGCCTGGGACGTGAACTTCAGCAACGACCTGCGCATCAAGATGTGCATCAAGCCCACGGAGGAGGACCTCGTCACCATCCACCACGAGCTGGGCCACAACTACTACTACACGTACTACTACCAGCTCCCGGTGCTCTATCAGGCCGGCGCGAACGACGGCTTCCACGAGGCCATTGGTGACGCGCTCACGCTGTCCATCACCCCGGGCTACCTGCAGCAGGCGGGGTTGCTGAAGGCCGTTCCGAAGAACGAGAAGAACCTCATCAACCTTCAGATGAAGGACGCGCTGGAGAAGATTGCCTTCCTGCCGTTCGGTCTGCTCGTGGACCAGTGGCGCTGGGAGGTGTTCTCCGGCCGCGTGCAGCCGGCGGACTACAACAAGTCCTGGTGGACGCTGCGGGAGAAGTACCAGGGCGTCGCCGCGCCGGTGGCCCGTTCGGAGCAGGACTTCGACCCGGGGGCCAAGTACCACGTGCCTGCAAACGTTCCGTATACGCGGTATTTCCTGGCGCGCATCCTCCAGTTCCAGTTCCACAAGGCGCTCTGCGAGGCGTCTGGCTACAAGGGCGCCCTCCACGAGTGCTCCATCTATGGGAACAAGGATGCCGGCAAGCGGCTCCAGGCCATGTTGGAGCTGGGTGCGAGCAAGCCGTGGCCCGACGCGCTCCAGGCCATGACGGGAACCCGGCAGATGGATGCCACGCCGCTGCTCGACTACTTCAGCCCGCTCCGCACCTGGCTCCAGGCGCAGAACAAGGGCCAGAAGTGCGGTTGGTGACGGTCTGGAGTAGACGCGCCGGGCGGCCACGCTTAAATTGCAGCCGTCTAGGCGGGTTCGCTCGTAGGACCGGACGGCGGATATTCGCGTCCGTGACGAAAGAAGAAGAGAGCAAATGGCTACTGGTACCGTGAAGTGGTTCAACGATGCGAAGGGTTTCGGTTTCCTCACGCAGGACGGTGGTGGTGAGGACGTGTTCTGCCACCACACGGCCATCAACATGGATGGCTTCCGCACCCTGCAGGAGGGTCAGAAGGTGGAGTTCGAAGTGACCCGTGGCCCCAAGGGCCTGCAGGCGCAGAACGTCCGCGCGGCCTGAGCCGAGCGTCGTTCGAACTGCTTCTTGCATCATGAGGGTCCGGCCCCACGGGGTCGGGCCCTTCGTGCTTTCTGGAGAGCGCTCCGTGCCTTTGTCGACGAAGTTCCGCCGCTCACGCGTCTGTCTGTTGCCCGTTCTCGCCGCGCTGGGTTGCTCCACCACACCAGTCGTGCCGTCGAGCACGGGCCCGGCCGCCCTCCCTGCCGCGTCGTCCAAGGCACCACTCCCTGCCAACGTCCCGGAGAAGGAGCCCACCGCCATGACGTCCACGTTCGACGCGGCGGCCCTGAAGGCGGAGCTCGTGACGCGGCACGGCGAGGCGCAGCGGGCCCGCATTGAGCGGGGCGTGGAGCAGGTGGCGGCGATGTGGCGGCCGGAGGACGGAGACCTCGCGGCGTTCGCACGTGAACAGTTCCTGTCCGATCCGAACGCGCTCGACGCGACCTTCCAGCGGCTGGAGCGGTTGTTCGAGCAGCTCGACGGGCACCTGTACGAAATCGGGCGCGAGCTTCAGTGGTACACGGATTTGGACCTGGGGCCATTGCTGCCGGTGGAGCCCCTGGTGGCGGCGTATGATCCGGCCGCCCACGTCACCACGGACCTGTTCCGCGCACGCGTGGGGTTCGTGGTGTTGCTCAACTTCCCGCTCACCACGTTGGCGGAGCGCGTGGAGCAGGGGCCGTCATGGACGCGGCGGCAGTGGGCCGAGACGCGGCTGGCCGGGCGCTTCAACCAGCGCGTCCCCGCGGAGATTGAACAGGCGTCCTCGCGCGCCATCGCCGCGGCCAACCTGTACATCGCCGAATACAACATCTGGATGCATCACCTGGTGGATGCGCAGGGACGGCGCCCCTTCCCAAAGGGGCTGCGGCTCATCAGCCACTGGAACCTGCGTGACGAGCTGAAGGGTGACTACTCCGACGCGGCGACGGGCGCGCTGAAGCAGCGGATGATCGTCCAGGTGATGGAGCGCATCATCACGCAGACGATTCCCGCGGCCGTCATCGACAACCCGCGGTTGGATTGGGACCCCTTCACCAACACCGTCACGGTGGCGCCGCCGCAGACGGTGGAGGCGGATGCTCCCGCGCGCACGACGAAGCCGGATGCGTCGCCGGAGCCGGACACGCGCTACACGCACCTGCTGGCCACCTTCCATGCGGCGCGTCAGGCGGACCCCTACGTGCCGGTGGCACCCACGCGAATCGCCCGGAGCTTCGAGCTGGGCCGCGAGCTGCCTGAGGCGCGCGT
This portion of the Myxococcus xanthus genome encodes:
- a CDS encoding M2 family metallopeptidase; the protein is MNRKRPLNSLLRAAAVMVLPAFLGCAQDSQVTREAPTPAESPAAASQPSPAEAKAFAEKVNADLKSLWTKQATAEWIKSTYITDDTEQNAAFVNEEVLAYVNGAIKEARRFEGLTLDADTARMLHLLKVSQALPAPSDAERRSELAATAAKLEGLYGKGKYCGPDGKGKCRDLEVLSDVIAESRNFDELLDAWQGWHSVARPMRPLYERLVSISNEGAKDIGFNDLGTLWRSAYDMSPGEFEVEAQRLWGQVKPLYDDLHCYVRGRLAKQYGADKVPDGKPIPAHLLGNMWAQEWNNIYPLVEPFPGQASLDVDAALKQQKYDAMRMVKLGEKFFTSLGLKELPPSFFERSQFTKPEGRDVVCHASAWDVNFSNDLRIKMCIKPTEEDLVTIHHELGHNYYYTYYYQLPVLYQAGANDGFHEAIGDALTLSITPGYLQQAGLLKAVPKNEKNLINLQMKDALEKIAFLPFGLLVDQWRWEVFSGRVQPADYNKSWWTLREKYQGVAAPVARSEQDFDPGAKYHVPANVPYTRYFLARILQFQFHKALCEASGYKGALHECSIYGNKDAGKRLQAMLELGASKPWPDALQAMTGTRQMDATPLLDYFSPLRTWLQAQNKGQKCGW
- a CDS encoding cold-shock protein; this encodes MATGTVKWFNDAKGFGFLTQDGGGEDVFCHHTAINMDGFRTLQEGQKVEFEVTRGPKGLQAQNVRAA